One genomic region from Geotrypetes seraphini chromosome 13, aGeoSer1.1, whole genome shotgun sequence encodes:
- the LOC117347602 gene encoding importin subunit alpha-3-like has protein sequence MTNGTVALLRKKNSTERIKRQPGYPAECSVAARKLLSSDRSPPIDDLIKSGILPILVHCLERDDNPSLQFEAAWALTNIASGTSEQTQAVVQSNAVPLFLRLLHSPHQNVCEQAVWALGNIIGDGPQCRDYVISLGVVKPLLSFISPSIPITFLRNVTWVMVNLCRHKDPPPPMETIQEILPALCVLIHHTDVNILVDTVWALSYLTDAGNEQIQMVIDSGIVLNLVPLLRNQEVKTAALRAVGNIVTGTDEQTQVVLNCDALAHFPALLTYPKEKINKEAVWFLSNITAGNQQQVQAVIDANLVPMIIHLLDKSDFGTQKEAAWAISNLIISGRKDQVAYLIQQNVIPPFCNLLTVKDAQVVQVVLDGLSNILKMADEEAETIANLIEECGGLEKIEQLQNHENEDIYKLAYKIIDQFFSSDDIDEDPTLVPDTIQGGTFSFNSSANVPAVGFQF, from the coding sequence GAATAGTACAGAACGCATCAAGCGACAACCAGGGTATCCAGCTGAGTGCAGTGTGGCTGCAAGAAAGCTTCTTTCTAGTGATCGCAGCCCACCAATTGATGACTTGATAAAATCTGGAATTTTACCTATTTTAGTTCATTGTCTGGAAAGAGATGACAATCCATCTTTACAGTTTGAAGCAGCATGGGCTTTGACAAATATTGCATCAGGTACCTCAGAACAAACACAAGCTGTAGTTCAATCCAATGCTGTGCCACTTTTTCTGAGGTTATTGCATTCTCCTCATCAAAATGTTTGTGAGCAGGCTGTATGGGCACTAGGAAACATCATAGGTGATGGACCCCAGTGCAGGGATTATGTCATAAGCCTTGGAGTTGTGAAGCCACTGCTCTCCTTTATCAGCCCTTCTATTCCCATAACATTCTTAAGAAATGTTACATGGGTCATGGTCAATTTGTGTCGGCACAAAGATCCTCCACCACCAATGGAAACCATTCAGGAGATTCTTCCAGCCCTTTGTGTTCTAATTCACCACACAGATGTAAATATATTGGTGGATACAGTCTGGGCCCTTTCATATCTAACAGATGCTGGTAATGAACAAATTCAGATGGTAATAGATTCTGGAATAGTTCTTAATTTGGTTCCTCTTCTCCGCAACCAAGAAGTTAAAACTGCTGCACTTAGAGCTGTAGGAAACATTGTTACTGGTACTGATGAACAAACACAAGTAGTTCTGAACTGTGATGCTCTTGCGCACTTCCCAGCACTTCTAACATATCCCAAAGAAAAAATTAATAAGGAAGCAGTTTGGTTCCTCTCCAATATTACTGCAGGCAATCAGCAACAAGTTCAGGCGGTGATAGATGCAAATCTTGTACCCATGATCATACATCTTTTGGATAAGAGTGATTTTGGTACTCAAAAAGAAGCTGCTTGGGCAATAAGTAACTTAATTATCAGTGGGAGAAAAGATCAGGTGGCGTATCTTATCCAACAAAATGTAATTCCTCCATTTTGCAATTTGCTAACTGTAAAAGATGCCCAGGTTGTTCAGGTAGTGTTGGATGGGCTAAGTAACATATTAAAAATGGCTGATGAGGAAGCAGAAACCATAGCCAATCTTATAGAAGAATGTGGAGGGCTGGAAAAGATTGAACAACTACAGAACCATGAAAATGAAGACATCTACAAACTGGCTTATAAAATCATTGATCAGTTTTTCTCATCGGATGATATTGATGAAGATCCTACACTTGTTCCAGACACAATACAAGGTGGAACATTCAGTTTCAATTCATCTGCCAATGTACCAGCTGTAGGGTTCCAGTTTTAG